The following are from one region of the Rhodopirellula sp. P2 genome:
- the cysD gene encoding sulfate adenylyltransferase subunit CysD translates to MSDYSLTHLKQLEAESIHIFREVVSEFQKPVMLYSIGKDSAVLLHLALKAFYPAKLPFPLLHVDTTYKFKDMIEHREKYVRGTLGLDVLVHINEEGLKANIPPWEDSERHTELMKTDALKAALDMYQFDAAFGGARRDEEKSRAKERVFSFRDKSHRWDPKNQRPELWNLYNGRVNKGESIRVFPMSNWTELDVWQYIHMENIPIVPLYLSEPRQVVNRDGMLLMRDDDRMPLLPGEKEETRMVRFRTLGCYPLSGAVESEATTLPEVIQEMLLTRTSERQGRIIDQDEGGVGMQKKKERGYF, encoded by the coding sequence ATGTCCGATTACAGCCTCACTCACCTGAAACAGCTCGAGGCCGAGAGCATCCACATTTTCCGAGAAGTCGTCTCGGAATTTCAAAAACCTGTGATGCTGTACTCGATCGGCAAAGACTCCGCGGTGCTGCTTCACTTGGCGCTGAAAGCATTTTACCCCGCGAAGTTGCCCTTCCCGTTGTTGCACGTCGACACGACGTACAAGTTCAAGGACATGATCGAGCACCGCGAGAAATATGTTCGTGGCACGTTGGGGTTGGACGTGTTGGTGCACATCAACGAAGAAGGTCTGAAAGCCAACATCCCGCCGTGGGAAGACAGCGAGCGACACACTGAATTGATGAAAACCGACGCGCTCAAAGCCGCGTTGGACATGTACCAATTCGACGCCGCGTTCGGTGGGGCTCGCCGGGACGAAGAAAAAAGTCGGGCCAAAGAACGCGTGTTCAGCTTCCGCGATAAATCGCACCGCTGGGACCCCAAGAACCAACGCCCCGAACTTTGGAACCTGTACAACGGTCGGGTCAACAAAGGCGAGTCGATTCGCGTCTTCCCGATGAGCAACTGGACGGAGCTGGATGTGTGGCAGTACATCCACATGGAAAACATCCCGATCGTGCCGCTGTATTTGTCGGAACCTCGCCAAGTCGTCAATCGCGACGGAATGTTGTTGATGCGTGATGACGATCGCATGCCCTTGTTGCCGGGCGAGAAAGAAGAGACCCGGATGGTGCGATTCCGAACCCTGGGTTGCTACCCGCTTTCCGGAGCGGTCGAGAGCGAAGCGACGACACTGCCCGAGGTCATCCAAGAGATGCTGCTGACCCGCACCAGTGAACGCCAAGGTCGCATCATTGACCAAGACGAAGGCGGCGTCGGCATGCAAAAGAAAAAAGAACGCGGCTACTTCTGA